A single Methanocaldococcus bathoardescens DNA region contains:
- a CDS encoding type II toxin-antitoxin system VapC family toxin codes for MYKIVPDTNFLIYVFKHKINFDYEIERVINSKFEIVILSPVKEELEKLLRSGDLKGKEKLAVNLALAKIKNYKLINYEGYADEVILNYAKENKNVIVATNDKELKEKLMENNIPVIVVRQKKYFEVFGML; via the coding sequence ATATACAAAATAGTTCCTGACACTAACTTTTTAATTTATGTTTTTAAGCATAAGATAAACTTTGATTATGAGATAGAGAGGGTCATAAATTCAAAATTTGAAATTGTTATTCTCTCTCCTGTAAAAGAAGAGTTAGAGAAGTTATTAAGAAGCGGAGATTTAAAAGGTAAAGAAAAATTAGCTGTTAATTTAGCCCTTGCAAAAATAAAAAACTATAAATTAATTAACTATGAAGGTTATGCAGATGAGGTAATTTTGAATTATGCAAAGGAAAATAAAAATGTCATTGTTGCAACAAACGATAAAGAACTTAAAGAGAAATTAATGGAAAACAACATTCCAGTAATAGTTGTTAGGCAGAAAAAATATTTTGAGGTTTTTGGAATGCTATAA
- a CDS encoding MetS family NSS transporter small subunit: MNLGAIAMFIFGAVILWGGAIYFLWRSMKSKNNEDEVED; this comes from the coding sequence ATGAATCTCGGGGCAATAGCAATGTTTATATTTGGTGCCGTAATTTTGTGGGGAGGGGCAATTTATTTCTTATGGAGATCTATGAAAAGTAAAAATAATGAAGATGAAGTAGAGGATTGA
- a CDS encoding S16 family serine protease translates to MKKMLALLLITFLLNSAFAVVIKAPAVSLTDMGYVGVPINIQINVTKGDGHVFMDTMPLTELDMQGSARIAAKVAGEITGKDMNKYNTYIIVRSDVPVVGGPSAGATMTIGIICELMNWSLNKHVMMTGTINPDGSIGPVGGILEKIEAAKKANCTIMLIPKGQRFIDVDGNKVDAVEFGKKLGIKVIEVGSIYEAIPYFTNKKIVMKEYPENYIVEEKYQKIMKQLSEDVLKIANKKYENLSKELDNSYFGYEYQKMLLSELTASKTLLEKANQEYIDNKYYSATCSAFNALIKLETIEHTLKYLTGEEDVKTYLLDVQNEINYDKEVVYSKNLTVDNFEEILAGRVRISEAEELLDNAWKSYYLGHYDEAIKYGSFAKLRGESAVWWVSLYENNKSETINESKLKSLAQQYLDNAETISTYVETLYPNLVTGELENDLESAKKAYKQEDYLLAIAKSIDTCVKAEIPLVMFGDIEYLKKYSRNKINLAENLGITPISALGYYEYANSLEDNISKIMYYKYSSYYAQMDIDVIKELNKDNKESIDSEINIITNGNEKIVSANEETVTTKENNNGIAVIISAIVGGLIGFVGGYIARRASA, encoded by the coding sequence ATGAAAAAAATGCTGGCATTGCTGTTAATAACATTTCTTTTAAATTCAGCTTTTGCAGTAGTTATAAAAGCCCCAGCGGTGTCTTTGACAGATATGGGATATGTGGGGGTTCCGATAAATATACAAATAAACGTTACCAAGGGAGATGGACATGTTTTCATGGACACTATGCCTTTAACTGAATTAGACATGCAAGGTTCTGCGAGAATCGCTGCAAAGGTCGCTGGGGAAATAACTGGGAAAGATATGAACAAATACAACACATACATTATTGTTAGAAGTGATGTCCCAGTTGTTGGAGGTCCTTCTGCGGGAGCTACAATGACTATTGGAATTATCTGCGAGTTAATGAATTGGAGCTTAAATAAACATGTTATGATGACTGGAACTATAAATCCAGATGGTAGTATAGGACCTGTTGGAGGAATATTGGAAAAGATAGAAGCGGCTAAAAAAGCAAACTGCACAATTATGTTAATTCCAAAAGGGCAGAGATTTATTGATGTTGATGGCAATAAAGTAGATGCAGTAGAATTTGGTAAAAAATTGGGAATTAAAGTTATAGAAGTTGGAAGCATTTATGAGGCAATCCCTTACTTTACAAATAAAAAAATTGTTATGAAAGAATATCCTGAAAATTACATTGTTGAAGAAAAATACCAAAAGATAATGAAACAATTAAGTGAAGATGTCTTAAAAATAGCTAATAAAAAGTATGAGAACTTATCTAAGGAGTTAGATAATAGTTATTTTGGTTATGAGTATCAAAAAATGTTGTTGTCTGAGCTAACAGCTTCAAAAACTCTATTAGAGAAAGCTAATCAAGAGTATATTGATAATAAATATTATTCTGCAACATGTTCTGCATTTAATGCATTAATTAAACTTGAAACTATTGAACACACACTAAAATACTTAACTGGAGAAGAGGATGTTAAAACTTACCTATTAGATGTTCAAAATGAAATTAACTATGATAAAGAAGTTGTTTATTCAAAAAATTTAACTGTAGATAATTTTGAAGAAATATTAGCCGGGAGAGTTAGAATTTCTGAAGCTGAAGAGCTCTTAGATAATGCATGGAAATCTTATTATTTAGGGCATTATGATGAAGCAATAAAATACGGTAGCTTTGCAAAGTTAAGAGGGGAAAGTGCAGTGTGGTGGGTCTCGTTATATGAAAACAATAAAAGTGAAACAATAAATGAATCTAAATTAAAATCATTGGCTCAGCAGTATTTAGATAATGCTGAAACGATTTCAACTTATGTGGAGACATTATATCCTAACTTAGTTACTGGAGAGCTTGAAAATGATTTAGAATCTGCAAAAAAAGCTTATAAGCAGGAAGATTATCTGTTAGCAATAGCTAAGAGTATAGATACCTGTGTAAAAGCAGAGATTCCATTAGTTATGTTTGGAGATATTGAATATCTCAAAAAGTATTCAAGAAATAAAATAAACTTGGCTGAAAACTTAGGAATAACCCCAATTTCAGCTTTAGGTTATTATGAATATGCAAATAGCTTAGAAGACAATATATCAAAGATTATGTATTATAAGTATAGCTCATATTATGCCCAAATGGATATAGACGTGATAAAAGAGTTAAATAAAGACAACAAAGAAAGTATTGATAGTGAAATTAATATAATTACCAATGGAAATGAAAAAATTGTTAGTGCTAATGAAGAAACAGTAACAACAAAAGAAAATAATAACGGCATTGCTGTCATTATATCTGCGATAGTTGGGGGATTGATAGGATTCGTAGGAGGATACATTGCAAGAAGGGCTTCTGCTTAA
- a CDS encoding MFS transporter, with protein sequence MVRNVERQNLQKNNENGKELSKNVYLLGFTSFLNDMSSEMIMPILPMLITSFGGGSLSIGLVGGLREFISNILMVLVGYYSDKVRKRKIFVILGYLTSSMFRLLLGLSKSWLEAVVFSSLERMGKGIRTAPRDAIISESMPKTLGKGFGIQRAFDTAGAILGSTFSLLFILYFQYSFSQIILIAAAIGFFAIIPLYFVKEKKPVSNLNDKITFKVGIKNLSKELKLFILISGIFTLSNFSYMFYILRAQEFLMIVDEKMAIIIPIALYILYNIFYATFSIPFGILSDKIGRRRVLTMGYIVYGITSLGFAYFISQKSLILLFALYGIAYALFAGNQKAYVSELSSEDIRATALGLFYTVVGLTSLPASLIAGYLWKISPEITFLYGSILAIVSGLLLLLLKT encoded by the coding sequence GTGGTGAGAAATGTGGAAAGACAAAATTTACAAAAAAATAATGAGAATGGTAAGGAATTATCCAAAAACGTCTATTTATTAGGATTTACAAGCTTTTTGAATGATATGAGCAGTGAGATGATAATGCCAATTTTGCCAATGCTTATTACAAGTTTTGGAGGGGGAAGTTTATCAATTGGTTTAGTTGGGGGGTTGAGGGAGTTTATATCAAACATTTTGATGGTTTTAGTTGGTTATTATTCAGATAAAGTAAGGAAAAGAAAGATTTTTGTTATTTTAGGTTACTTAACATCTTCAATGTTTAGACTGCTCTTAGGTTTATCAAAAAGCTGGTTAGAAGCTGTTGTATTTTCATCCCTTGAAAGAATGGGGAAAGGAATAAGAACTGCCCCAAGAGATGCAATAATATCTGAAAGTATGCCTAAAACTTTGGGTAAAGGTTTTGGAATACAGAGAGCTTTTGATACTGCTGGAGCCATATTGGGCTCTACTTTCTCACTATTATTTATATTATATTTTCAGTATAGCTTTAGTCAGATAATTTTAATAGCTGCAGCTATTGGATTTTTTGCCATTATTCCTTTATATTTTGTTAAAGAAAAAAAGCCCGTTTCTAACCTTAATGATAAAATAACATTTAAAGTAGGAATTAAAAACTTGTCAAAAGAGTTAAAGCTATTTATTTTAATTTCAGGAATATTTACTCTAAGTAATTTTAGCTATATGTTTTATATTTTGAGAGCTCAGGAATTTTTAATGATAGTAGATGAAAAAATGGCCATTATAATTCCCATAGCTCTCTATATTTTATATAATATCTTTTATGCCACATTTTCAATTCCATTTGGAATTTTATCAGATAAAATTGGAAGAAGAAGAGTTCTAACCATGGGATATATAGTTTATGGAATTACTTCTTTAGGATTTGCTTACTTTATCTCTCAAAAAAGCTTAATATTGTTGTTTGCTTTATACGGTATTGCCTATGCATTATTTGCTGGAAATCAGAAAGCTTATGTCTCTGAGCTATCATCAGAAGACATTAGAGCAACAGCTTTAGGACTGTTTTATACTGTAGTAGGATTAACAAGCTTACCTGCAAGTTTGATAGCTGGCTATTTATGGAAGATAAGTCCAGAAATAACATTTTTATATGGAAGCATCTTAGCAATAGTTTCAGGTTTGTTATTGTTATTGTTGAAAACCTAA
- a CDS encoding DUF504 domain-containing protein: MLKEILNKIFWHPDYKKEDFEVIILHRGAEENKKIISLDDVELKGNYLVYFDTYIPLHRILEIRNKKTGEILYKKLGFQQ, translated from the coding sequence ATGCTTAAAGAAATATTAAACAAAATTTTTTGGCATCCTGATTATAAAAAAGAAGATTTTGAAGTTATCATATTGCATAGGGGGGCTGAAGAAAATAAAAAGATTATCTCTTTAGATGATGTAGAGCTTAAGGGAAATTATTTAGTATATTTTGATACCTACATTCCACTGCATAGAATATTAGAGATTAGAAACAAAAAAACTGGAGAGATTTTGTATAAAAAGTTAGGTTTTCAACAATAA
- a CDS encoding Clp1/GlmU family protein, with amino-acid sequence MMNKAYYTAEVPEDRFEVLNNLKDSQKPIKIVLLGGVDSGKTTLTTFLANELLNSGFKVAIIDCDIGQKSILPPATISLAFPEINFNNLYEIKPYKSYFVGSTAPIQFFGEMITGTKLLCDYAEDKADVVIVDTTGLIYGSGADLKRMKIEMIKPDIIIALQKRNELRQILKPFENKIRVFYLKVYENAKSFSREERKEIRAEKWKEYFKNSKIYSIKFDDVIISGTKIFQGEKILEDEKYLLESIFKWKILYGSKCEGRYTIVKRDLANMPRQIDKNILYYIEPERFNNLIVGLIDGEGFCIGLGILKAIDFENETLEILSPINEDEIKTLREIRFGRIRVNENGEELGLLDRDLI; translated from the coding sequence ATGATGAATAAAGCTTATTATACAGCAGAAGTCCCAGAAGATAGATTTGAGGTTCTAAATAATCTTAAAGATAGTCAAAAGCCGATTAAAATTGTATTACTTGGAGGAGTTGATAGTGGTAAAACAACTCTAACTACTTTTTTAGCAAATGAACTTTTAAATTCTGGATTTAAAGTGGCTATAATTGATTGCGATATTGGGCAAAAAAGTATTTTACCCCCAGCAACTATAAGCTTAGCCTTTCCAGAGATAAATTTTAACAATTTATATGAAATTAAGCCATATAAAAGTTATTTTGTTGGTTCAACAGCCCCAATTCAATTTTTTGGAGAAATGATTACTGGAACCAAGCTGCTGTGTGATTATGCAGAAGATAAGGCAGATGTTGTTATAGTTGATACAACTGGGCTAATATATGGTTCTGGGGCTGATTTAAAGAGGATGAAAATAGAGATGATTAAGCCAGATATTATAATAGCACTGCAAAAAAGAAATGAACTTAGGCAGATATTAAAGCCCTTTGAAAATAAAATTAGGGTTTTTTACTTAAAAGTTTATGAAAATGCAAAATCATTTAGTAGAGAAGAGAGAAAAGAAATTAGAGCAGAAAAATGGAAAGAATACTTCAAAAACTCAAAAATTTATAGCATTAAATTCGATGATGTAATTATTAGCGGAACTAAGATATTTCAAGGAGAGAAGATTTTAGAAGATGAAAAATACCTATTAGAATCAATTTTTAAATGGAAAATACTCTATGGTAGTAAATGTGAAGGAAGATATACAATAGTAAAAAGAGATTTGGCAAATATGCCAAGGCAGATTGATAAAAACATTCTATATTACATTGAGCCAGAAAGATTTAACAATTTAATAGTTGGGTTGATTGATGGAGAGGGCTTTTGCATTGGATTGGGTATTTTAAAAGCTATTGATTTTGAGAATGAAACATTGGAGATTTTATCACCAATCAATGAAGATGAAATTAAAACTCTTAGAGAAATAAGGTTTGGAAGGATAAGAGTTAATGAAAATGGGGAAGAACTTGGCTTATTAGATAGGGATTTGATATAA
- the cbiB gene encoding adenosylcobinamide-phosphate synthase CbiB: protein MLNPIILFLAIIFDRIIGELPEKIHPTVWIGKLIASLERIFESTNCKNKYRDFLFGSLITIVTVSVVGIVAIFVEKFILLLPFPLNYLIYAFVLSTTIGYKSLFEFCKKPIEYIKNGDIEKARKAVQHIVSRDASKLDEEHILSAAVESLSENITDSIIGALFYAVIFGLPGAFVYRAINTLDAMIGYKNEKYLWYGKLAARLDDIANFIPSRIAGILLIITAPLYKGNIKKAIYGFLKEANKVSSPNSGYTMATLANALNITLEKIGYYKLGSGKIDVEKSLKAFKAVDYVVIMFLIIYALIWWVV from the coding sequence ATGCTAAATCCAATAATTTTATTTTTAGCTATTATTTTTGATAGAATCATTGGAGAACTGCCAGAAAAAATTCATCCAACAGTTTGGATAGGGAAATTAATAGCTTCTTTAGAGAGAATATTTGAATCTACGAATTGTAAAAATAAATATAGAGACTTTTTGTTTGGTTCTTTAATAACTATAGTTACAGTTTCTGTTGTAGGAATTGTAGCAATTTTCGTTGAAAAATTTATTTTATTATTGCCATTTCCTTTAAACTATCTTATCTATGCCTTTGTTTTATCAACAACCATCGGATATAAATCATTATTTGAGTTCTGCAAAAAGCCAATTGAATATATAAAAAATGGAGATATAGAGAAAGCAAGGAAAGCTGTTCAACATATTGTTAGCAGAGATGCATCAAAATTAGATGAAGAGCATATACTATCAGCAGCAGTAGAGAGTTTATCTGAAAATATAACCGACAGCATAATAGGGGCTTTATTCTATGCTGTTATTTTTGGATTACCTGGAGCTTTTGTATATAGGGCAATAAATACATTAGATGCCATGATTGGCTATAAGAATGAGAAATATTTATGGTATGGAAAGTTAGCTGCGAGATTGGATGATATTGCTAATTTTATTCCATCAAGAATAGCAGGGATTTTGCTAATAATCACTGCCCCATTGTATAAAGGTAATATTAAGAAAGCCATATATGGATTTTTAAAAGAAGCTAATAAGGTTTCTTCACCAAATTCTGGTTATACAATGGCTACATTAGCAAATGCTTTAAATATAACCTTAGAAAAGATTGGATATTATAAACTTGGTAGTGGAAAGATAGATGTTGAAAAATCTTTAAAGGCATTTAAGGCAGTTGATTATGTAGTAATTATGTTTTTAATTATCTATGCTTTAATTTGGTGGGTAGTATGA
- a CDS encoding aconitase X — protein MYLTKEEEKILDGEYGEVLRRCMNLLVSLGDIYGAEKLIPINSAQISGVSYKTIGDIGLEFLEDFAKENVKVKVYSTLNPAGMDLDIWKELGIDEEFAKKQLRIIEAFKKMEVEIGCTCTPYLVGNLPKFGEHISWAESSAVSFANSVLGAKTNREGGPSALAAAIIGKTPYYGYHLDENRKATHIIELDSQLISNINDVGESFYGALGYLVGKIVKNGVPYFENLYRLNPNNDNLKSLGAAMAASGGIALYHAKNLTAECRVKEVIDDKVEKISIGVDEIKEAYEKLNTTNEEPDLICIGCPHCSLMEIKKIAEILKDKKLDADLWVCCSLHIKSIADRMGYTKIIEKAGGKVVKDTCMVVSPIEDLGYKKVATYSGKAAVYLPSFCKSDVIFGDIEELVKGR, from the coding sequence ATGTATCTAACTAAAGAAGAAGAAAAAATATTGGATGGGGAATATGGGGAAGTTTTAAGAAGATGTATGAATTTATTAGTTTCTTTGGGGGATATTTATGGAGCTGAAAAGTTAATCCCTATAAACTCAGCTCAAATTTCAGGAGTTTCATATAAAACCATTGGAGATATTGGTTTAGAGTTTTTAGAGGACTTTGCTAAAGAAAATGTTAAAGTTAAGGTTTATTCAACTTTAAACCCAGCTGGAATGGATTTAGATATATGGAAAGAGCTTGGAATAGATGAGGAGTTTGCCAAAAAGCAGCTGAGGATTATTGAAGCATTTAAAAAAATGGAAGTTGAGATTGGATGCACTTGCACACCATACTTAGTTGGAAATCTTCCAAAATTTGGAGAGCATATAAGTTGGGCTGAGAGCTCAGCTGTAAGTTTTGCAAACTCTGTTTTAGGAGCTAAGACAAATAGAGAAGGAGGACCATCAGCTTTAGCAGCTGCAATTATTGGTAAAACACCATATTATGGATATCATTTAGATGAAAATAGAAAAGCAACACATATTATTGAGTTAGACAGCCAATTAATATCAAACATCAATGATGTTGGAGAGAGTTTTTATGGGGCTTTAGGTTATTTAGTTGGAAAGATTGTAAAAAATGGAGTGCCATATTTTGAAAACCTATATAGATTAAATCCAAACAATGATAACCTAAAATCTTTGGGAGCAGCGATGGCAGCGAGTGGTGGAATTGCCTTATATCATGCAAAAAATTTGACAGCTGAATGCAGAGTTAAAGAAGTTATTGATGATAAAGTTGAAAAAATATCTATTGGAGTTGATGAGATAAAGGAAGCTTATGAAAAATTAAATACAACAAATGAAGAGCCAGATTTAATTTGTATTGGATGCCCACATTGTAGTTTAATGGAAATTAAAAAAATAGCAGAGATTTTAAAAGATAAAAAATTAGATGCTGATTTGTGGGTTTGCTGCTCTTTGCATATTAAATCAATAGCAGACAGAATGGGATATACAAAGATTATTGAAAAAGCTGGTGGAAAAGTAGTTAAAGACACCTGCATGGTTGTTTCACCAATTGAAGATTTAGGATATAAAAAAGTAGCAACCTACTCTGGAAAAGCTGCCGTTTATCTGCCAAGTTTTTGTAAAAGCGATGTTATTTTTGGAGATATTGAGGAACTGGTAAAAGGGAGATAA
- a CDS encoding radical SAM protein, with the protein MINIAFGPVPSRRLGRSLGINNILCKFCSYDCIYCQAGRTINKTTERRAFYNPEDIFKSVEERINKLSNGKIDYLTFVADGEPTLDINLSKEVEILRDFDIPIAIITNSSLIWRDDVRNDLLNFDLVSFKVDSVNEKIWREINRPHKNLALDKILESMIAFRDNYKGKLITETMILGNINYTEDSIIKTAEFLKELNPDRCYLNIPIRPPSEKYIKFPKIEVITKILSIFNEIIGKNKVELLGKFEGNDFVFSENVEEDILAITSVHPLREDVIKELLNKANISLDIIEKMINEGKLIKLEYNGKIFYIKNMKSRNIY; encoded by the coding sequence ATGATTAATATTGCCTTTGGACCTGTCCCATCAAGAAGATTAGGAAGAAGTTTAGGGATAAATAATATCCTATGCAAGTTTTGTAGTTATGATTGTATATACTGCCAAGCTGGAAGAACTATAAACAAAACTACAGAGAGAAGAGCGTTTTATAATCCAGAAGATATTTTTAAATCTGTAGAGGAGAGGATAAATAAGTTATCTAATGGGAAAATAGATTATCTTACATTTGTTGCAGATGGAGAGCCAACGTTAGATATAAATCTATCAAAAGAAGTTGAAATACTTAGAGATTTTGACATTCCAATAGCAATAATTACAAACTCTTCATTAATATGGAGAGATGATGTTAGAAATGACTTATTAAACTTTGATTTGGTATCTTTTAAAGTAGATTCTGTTAATGAAAAGATTTGGAGGGAAATAAATAGACCTCACAAAAATTTAGCTTTAGATAAAATCTTAGAAAGTATGATAGCTTTTAGAGATAACTATAAAGGAAAATTGATAACTGAGACGATGATTTTAGGAAATATCAATTATACAGAAGATTCAATAATTAAGACAGCAGAATTTTTAAAGGAGTTAAATCCAGATAGGTGCTATCTAAATATACCAATAAGACCACCGTCTGAAAAATATATAAAGTTCCCTAAAATAGAAGTTATAACCAAAATATTATCCATCTTTAATGAAATTATTGGAAAAAATAAGGTTGAACTCTTAGGAAAATTTGAAGGAAATGATTTTGTATTTTCTGAAAATGTTGAGGAAGATATATTGGCTATAACTTCTGTTCATCCACTGAGAGAAGACGTTATTAAAGAATTGTTAAATAAAGCAAATATTAGCTTAGATATTATAGAGAAGATGATAAATGAAGGAAAATTAATAAAATTGGAATATAATGGGAAGATATTCTATATAAAAAACATGAAGAGTAGAAATATTTACTAA
- a CDS encoding sugar phosphate isomerase/epimerase family protein, which produces MKFGVSSLVFLPESLTSSMEKIAEHNFDAWEIVCEGNHYLSAKNIKYLMELRDRHEVEIIVHAPFSDLNPASMNERVRRLTVECIRDAIEGAFELDSEVVVVHPGYIPELWSNYVNDILDNNFSTLSEIVEIAEDYGIKIGLENMPNFRGLLGITPESLLEIVKDIDSKNLGITFDIGHANTAGNPSEFIEKLQNIGIGIIHVHAHDNNGYDDEHLKIGEGNINFIEVLEKLKEIGYDGVISIENKNVRDAVKSKEMLKEYLEIVNEKMAEKRKIEE; this is translated from the coding sequence ATGAAGTTTGGTGTTTCATCATTAGTTTTTTTACCAGAAAGTTTAACTTCTTCAATGGAAAAAATTGCAGAACATAATTTCGATGCATGGGAAATAGTTTGTGAAGGAAATCACTACTTATCTGCAAAGAACATAAAGTATCTTATGGAACTAAGAGATAGACATGAAGTTGAGATTATAGTCCATGCACCTTTTTCAGATTTAAACCCTGCATCAATGAATGAGAGAGTTAGAAGATTAACAGTTGAGTGTATTAGAGATGCTATAGAAGGTGCTTTTGAACTTGATTCTGAAGTTGTTGTGGTTCATCCTGGCTATATTCCAGAGCTTTGGAGTAACTATGTAAATGATATATTAGACAACAATTTCTCAACACTTTCTGAGATTGTAGAGATAGCTGAAGATTATGGAATAAAAATTGGTTTAGAAAACATGCCAAACTTTAGAGGGCTTTTAGGAATAACTCCAGAATCTTTGTTAGAGATTGTTAAAGACATTGACTCAAAGAATTTAGGGATAACGTTTGATATAGGGCATGCAAACACTGCAGGAAATCCTTCTGAATTTATTGAAAAACTGCAGAATATTGGAATTGGGATTATACATGTGCATGCACATGACAATAACGGCTATGATGATGAGCATTTGAAAATTGGGGAAGGAAACATTAACTTTATTGAAGTCCTTGAAAAGCTAAAAGAAATTGGATATGATGGAGTGATTAGCATAGAAAATAAGAATGTTAGAGATGCTGTAAAGAGTAAGGAAATGTTAAAAGAGTATCTGGAAATTGTTAATGAGAAAATGGCTGAAAAGAGGAAAATAGAGGAATAA
- a CDS encoding cation:proton antiporter subunit C produces MDFQMASFITSGLLVIIGLYGVFFVDNVLKKIIALEILGSGVNLALITIGYNGGTIPIKLPGVSVEVFAKESAYPLTHALVLTNIVIEASMLAVMLGVSIILYKKYKTLKSSVILKED; encoded by the coding sequence ATGGATTTTCAGATGGCATCATTCATCACTTCTGGACTTTTAGTTATTATTGGGTTGTATGGTGTGTTTTTTGTTGATAATGTTTTGAAAAAAATTATAGCTTTAGAGATTTTAGGTAGTGGAGTTAATTTAGCCCTCATAACTATTGGTTACAATGGTGGAACAATTCCAATAAAACTTCCTGGTGTTTCTGTAGAGGTTTTTGCTAAAGAATCTGCCTATCCATTAACACATGCATTAGTTTTAACAAATATCGTTATAGAGGCATCAATGCTTGCTGTGATGCTTGGAGTTTCTATAATTTTATATAAAAAATACAAAACACTTAAAAGCTCTGTAATATTAAAAGAGGATTAA
- the ehbF gene encoding energy conserving hydrogenase EhbF: MNYLPMIIVFPLIMAIIMNLLHGKEKAVKYITFITAAILIVLPFISQYGYYYFGGHGVVDGWVSGIAYLYNPAKQAVIVTLSLIASLVLITGMGEKLKNNMFVTLSLMGFASIAAIVLADDIFNLYVFFEIVSIVQAGLVFLSGTEEAYKAGLRYMIMGNVAAALMLLGIAFLLASTGTLNITDMKNYLLVDNPMIYGGLLLLIIGLAYGAGLPPFHNVKADLYARSKGFISAMLQTYSKFVLVGLMLIILKLFNGLDYFASAHGVLIALGVLAMVFGVVMALLQSDYKKLLAYHAISQGGYVATGLALGTPLGIVAGIFHAINHVIYKSALFLGAYIVSCKRGSNLHKLGGLLPLMPSVAFMVLCAKLAISGIPPFNGFQSKWMLAQAAMQVNMPEITIIMIIVSIGTFVSMMKAFYLIYLKPVDEETLKEYENKEVPKLAVFSLFVLTALCIIIGIYPDIVINYLWDYAKEIGVNYYLK; this comes from the coding sequence ATGAACTACTTGCCAATGATAATTGTGTTTCCATTAATCATGGCAATAATAATGAATTTATTACATGGAAAAGAGAAAGCTGTGAAATATATAACATTTATTACAGCTGCTATTTTGATTGTTTTGCCATTTATTAGTCAATATGGTTATTACTACTTTGGTGGGCATGGAGTTGTTGATGGCTGGGTTTCTGGTATTGCTTATTTATATAATCCAGCAAAGCAGGCAGTTATTGTAACTCTGTCTTTAATTGCCTCTCTTGTTTTAATTACAGGAATGGGGGAGAAATTAAAAAATAATATGTTTGTTACCCTATCATTAATGGGATTTGCGAGTATTGCGGCAATTGTTTTGGCTGATGATATCTTTAACTTGTATGTGTTCTTTGAGATAGTTTCAATTGTTCAAGCTGGATTGGTGTTTTTATCTGGAACTGAAGAAGCTTACAAAGCAGGATTAAGATACATGATAATGGGGAATGTTGCGGCAGCCTTAATGCTATTAGGAATTGCCTTTTTATTAGCTTCAACTGGAACTTTAAACATTACAGACATGAAAAACTATCTGTTAGTTGATAACCCAATGATTTATGGAGGTTTGTTGTTGCTAATTATTGGTTTAGCTTATGGAGCTGGGTTGCCACCATTCCACAACGTTAAAGCTGATTTGTATGCAAGGTCTAAAGGGTTTATCTCTGCTATGTTGCAGACATACTCAAAATTTGTATTAGTTGGCTTAATGCTAATTATTCTAAAATTATTTAATGGATTAGATTATTTTGCAAGTGCTCATGGTGTTTTAATTGCTTTGGGAGTCTTGGCAATGGTATTTGGGGTTGTGATGGCGTTATTGCAGAGTGATTATAAAAAGCTGTTGGCATATCACGCTATAAGCCAAGGAGGATATGTAGCTACTGGTTTAGCTTTAGGAACACCATTAGGAATTGTTGCTGGTATTTTCCATGCAATAAACCACGTTATTTATAAATCTGCCTTGTTTTTGGGGGCTTATATTGTAAGTTGTAAGAGAGGAAGTAATTTACATAAATTAGGAGGTTTATTGCCTTTAATGCCTTCTGTAGCGTTTATGGTTTTGTGTGCTAAGCTTGCAATAAGTGGAATTCCACCATTTAATGGATTTCAAAGCAAGTGGATGCTTGCCCAAGCGGCTATGCAAGTGAATATGCCAGAAATAACCATAATAATGATTATTGTTAGTATTGGAACCTTTGTCTCTATGATGAAAGCATTCTATCTAATTTACTTAAAGCCAGTTGATGAAGAAACTTTAAAAGAGTATGAAAATAAGGAAGTTCCTAAACTTGCTGTCTTTAGCTTATTTGTATTGACAGCTCTCTGTATAATAATTGGTATCTATCCAGATATCGTAATAAACTATCTCTGGGACTATGCAAAAGAGATAGGGGTTAATTATTACCTGAAATAA